One stretch of Leptospira bourretii DNA includes these proteins:
- a CDS encoding MFS transporter: protein MLQTIRLWFAPAPAIPKKSEKEIQTLYPKFRFRVLESTFLGYTTYYLTRNNFSPVSKEIGEALSYSKTEIGDILAVTAITYGIGKFLMGALSDRSNPKKFMAVGLFLTAILNFSFGFANHYWIHLFLWGANGLVQGMGWPPCGRSLGHWYSVGERGTTFAFWNIAHNIGGGIVGVIASHSAAQFGWQYAFFVPGVIALIGSVYLYIRLVDTPQSEGLPPIEVYRNDYPPEEKEDHEKELTTKQLIVEQVLTNQYIWLFAIINFFVYIIRYSLIDWGPTYLKETKGADLLGGGYSTLILEFGGIGSTILMGWVSDRFDGRRGMVSLLCIIPIFFAFLGILLNPPGSIWIDYILFGLIGLFIYPPVMLLGVAGMDFTSKKAVGTAAGFIGLFGSLGRTAQGKGLAILATNYSWDVALYAILVSTLIAIFLLVFSWNLRPRG, encoded by the coding sequence ATGTTACAAACCATTCGCCTATGGTTCGCTCCTGCTCCGGCCATACCCAAAAAATCTGAAAAAGAAATCCAAACCCTATATCCGAAATTTCGGTTTCGTGTCTTGGAATCGACTTTTCTTGGTTATACGACCTATTACCTAACTCGAAATAACTTCTCTCCAGTTTCAAAAGAAATAGGTGAAGCGTTATCTTATTCGAAGACAGAGATAGGTGATATCCTCGCAGTCACTGCCATCACTTATGGGATTGGAAAATTTTTAATGGGAGCACTCTCCGATAGGTCCAATCCAAAAAAGTTTATGGCTGTTGGTTTGTTTCTGACTGCCATTTTGAATTTTTCATTTGGATTTGCGAATCATTATTGGATTCATCTTTTTTTATGGGGTGCTAACGGTCTTGTGCAAGGAATGGGTTGGCCACCATGTGGGCGTTCTCTTGGTCATTGGTATTCGGTTGGAGAACGAGGTACTACGTTTGCATTTTGGAATATTGCACATAATATTGGAGGCGGGATCGTTGGAGTGATCGCTTCTCATTCAGCAGCTCAGTTTGGATGGCAATATGCTTTCTTTGTACCAGGAGTCATTGCTCTAATTGGATCTGTATATTTATACATTCGACTTGTAGACACTCCCCAATCCGAAGGGCTTCCTCCTATTGAAGTTTATCGAAATGACTATCCACCGGAAGAAAAAGAAGACCATGAAAAAGAACTTACCACCAAACAATTGATTGTTGAACAAGTTTTAACGAATCAATACATTTGGTTATTTGCGATTATCAATTTTTTTGTTTATATCATTCGTTATAGTTTGATTGATTGGGGTCCTACATACCTAAAAGAAACCAAAGGAGCAGACTTACTGGGTGGTGGGTATTCCACACTCATTTTGGAATTTGGAGGGATTGGTTCGACGATTCTCATGGGTTGGGTATCGGACCGGTTTGATGGGAGAAGGGGGATGGTCAGTTTACTTTGTATTATCCCTATTTTCTTCGCTTTTTTAGGTATTTTGTTGAACCCTCCCGGATCCATTTGGATTGATTATATACTTTTTGGACTCATTGGACTTTTTATCTATCCACCTGTGATGTTGTTAGGTGTGGCTGGTATGGATTTTACCTCGAAAAAAGCTGTGGGGACAGCCGCAGGTTTTATCGGGTTATTTGGTTCTTTGGGAAGAACGGCACAAGGGAAGGGTCTTGCCATCCTTGCCACAAACTACTCTTGGGACGTAGCATTATATGCGATCCTTGTTTCCACTTTGATTGCCATCTTCCTTCTTGTTTTCAGTTGGAATTTACGTCCGCGTGGGTAA